One part of the Coffea eugenioides isolate CCC68of chromosome 10, Ceug_1.0, whole genome shotgun sequence genome encodes these proteins:
- the LOC113750366 gene encoding ethylene-responsive transcription factor ERF020: protein MSSSDEGGSSCSTSQKRFRGIRRRKWGKWVSEIRVPGTQDRLWLGSYAAPEAAAMAHDIAYYCLRENASLDDFNFPVMLPAGVQRGMSPRSVQKAATDAGMAVDAQIIAKRPADSPVKVEENVVNSRPEERFSPCGNDGFSDIPSWEGKEFSRELGDQALNISVDDYL, encoded by the coding sequence ATGAGCAGCTCAGATGAAGGTGGCAGCAGTTGCAGCACGTCCCAGAAAAGATTTAGAGGGATTCGACGGCGGAAATGGGGCAAATGGGTGTCGGAAATTCGAGTTCCCGGCACGCAAGACCGCCTTTGGCTAGGCTCTTATGCAGCTCCGGAGGCTGCTGCGATGGCACATGACATTGCATACTATTGTTTGCGGGAGAATGCATCATTGGATGATTTCAACTTTCCTGTGATGCTGCCTGCTGGAGTTCAAAGAGGAATGTCGCCCAGGTCCGTCCAGAAGGCAGCCACGGATGCTGGCATGGCTGTAGATGCACAAATAATAGCCAAGCGTCCGGCGGATTCTCCCGTAAAAGTGGAGGAAAATGTGGTGAATTCTAGACCGGAGGAAAGGTTTTCGCCATGCGGGAATGATGGTTTTTCAGACATACCATCGTGGGAAGGCAAAGAGTTCAGCAGAGAATTAGGTGATCAAGCTTTGAACATTTCGGTTGACGATTATCTCTGA
- the LOC113749431 gene encoding 11-beta-hydroxysteroid dehydrogenase-like 5: protein MDLINSVLNLVVPPASLLMLAFAWPTLSFINACEWLYNTYFSEEMDNKVVVITGASSGIGEQIAYEYAKRGANLVLVARRDNRLHGIADNAQRLGSRHVLIMAADVVKEEDCRRFINETINYFGCVDHLVNTASLGHTFFFEEATDASVFPILLDINFWGNVYPTYVALPYLRQTNGRIVVNASIENWLPLPRMSLYSAAKAALINFYETLRFEVKDEVGITIATHGWIGTEMTRGRFMVEEGAEMQWKEEREVQVTGGPAEDFAKLIVGGACRQAAYVKYPSWYDIFFVFRVFSPNVLYWTFHLLSTSHVSRRTSFIGTGRPLLEGSPPRKLLTGASPGTSSQSQVPVYQQQKVE, encoded by the exons ATGGATTTGATAAACTCCGTCTTGAATTTGGTGGTGCCACCTGCAAGTTTACTTATGCTTGCCTTTGCATGGCCAACTTTGTCATTCATCAATGCTTGTGAATGGCTGTACAATACTTACTTCAGTGAAGAGATGGACAACAAGGTGGTTGTCATCACCGGAGCTTCTTCTGGGATTGGAGAA CAAATTGCCTATGAATATGCAAAAAGGGGTGCCAATCTTGTACTGGTGGCACGAAGAGACAACAGGCTCCATGGCATAGCTGATAACGCTCAACGTTTGGGCTCAAGGCATGTGTTGATAATGGCTGCAGATGTTGTCAAGGAAGAAGATTGTAGAAGATTCATCAATGAAACTATCAACTACTTTGGGTGTG TGGACCATCTAGTAAACACAGCTAGCTTGGGGCATACTTTCTTTTTCGAGGAAGCTACAGATGCATCAGTATTTCCGATTTTATTG GACATAAATTTCTGGGGGAATGTGTATCCAACCTATGTGGCTCTGCCTTATCTCCGGCAAACTAATGGTCGAATCGTTGTGAATGCTTCAATTGAAAATTGGTTACCTTTGCCGAGAATGAGCTTATATTCT GCGGCCAAAGCTGCACTTATAAACTTCTATGAAACCCTGAGATTTGAAGTGAAGGATGAAGTCGGCATAACAATCGCAACCCATGGTTGGATAGGGACTGAAATGACCCGTGGAAGATTCATGGTTGAAGAAGGTGCAGAGATGCAAtggaaagaagaaagagag GTACAAGTGACTGGTGGTCCCGCAGAGGATTTTGCAAAGTTGATCGTGGGTGGGGCTTGCCGACAAGCTGCATATGTAAAATACCCAAGCTGGTACGACATATTCTTTGTTTTCAGGGTCTTTTCTCCTAATGTCCTGTACTGGACCTTTCACTTGCTCTCCACAAGTCATGTTTCAAGAAGAACTTCTTTCATCGGCACTGGAAGGCCTCTTTTGGAGGGCTCCCCTCCGAGGAAACTTCTCACTGGTGCAAGTCCTGGTACCTCCTCTCAGTCTCAAGTACCCGTTTACCAGCAGCAGAAAGTGGAATGA
- the LOC113749677 gene encoding probable serine/threonine-protein kinase At1g54610, whose translation MGCICSKESADEPIHEKEKQPEVSKSSVQLVAPSAREEVIVGVANPKNEDSVTLKQHLSSPPAEEAKGSVQPGRLEDDGKSRIIERPKAGHHQRRFSTDMGMPQLQQPMSRLLSVPHGARGEQAAAGWPSWLTSVAGDAIQGWVPRSAETFEKLDKIGQGTYSSVYKARDLTNNKIVAMKKVRFVNLDPESVRFMAREICILRRLDHPNVMKLEALVTSRISGNLYLVFEYMDHDLSGLATAPGVKFTEAQIKCYMQQLLHGLEHCHSRGVLHRDIKGSNLLVDDNGVLKIGDFGLATFFQPNQKEPLTSRVVTLWYRAPELLLGATDYGIAIDMWSIGCILAELYAGKPIMPGRTEVEQMHKIFKLCGSPSEEYWRKSKLPHATSFKPQHPYRRCVADTFKDFPPPALALVETLLSIEPEKRGTAKYALNSEFFTKKPLPCDPSSLPKYPPSKEFDAKLRDEEERRRKAESIKGHGDVSARKVSREPTAVNTRDFSTQGQGHSNKCISVRLNTMEDSGAGFPIEPPRGSKNGFSHSTSMIHPNAIGAFKSTKQGNEGGTISGSTFSHSQHDRSIKKQGSQKSQVVSGLTSNDILLRQATLNSGSQRTRIHCSGPLVPPGGNMEDMLKEHERQIREAVRKARLEKERTKKNLYAHEQSFHQGNFGYR comes from the exons ATGGGCTGCATTTGCTCAAAAGAATCTGCAGATGAACCCATACacgagaaagaaaaacagccaGAGGTAAGCAAGTCCTCAGTTCAGTTGGTTGCTCCCTCAGCCAGAGAGGAGGTTATTGTAGGAGTAGCTAATCCAAAAAATGAAGACTCTGTTACTTTAAAACAACATTTGTCATCTCCGCCAGCAGAAGAAGCGAAGGGATCTGTTCAGCCAGGAAGACTTGAGGACGATGGAAAGAGTAGAATCATTGAGAGGCCAAAGGCTGGCCATCATCAGAGGCGTTTTTCAACCGATATGGGGATGCCTCAATTGCAGCAACCAATGTCGAGGCTTTTAAGTGTGCCACACGGTGCAAGAGGTGAACAGGCTGCGGCTGGATGGCCATCATGGCTGACTTCTGTTGCTGGGGATGCCATTCAAGGGTGGGTTCCAAGAAGTGCAGAAACTTTTGAAAAGTTAGACAAA ATTGGCCAAGGGACATATAGTAGTGTATACAAAGCTCGCGACCTTACAAACAATAAAATTGTGGCAATGAAGAAAGTAAGGTTTGTTAACTTGGATCCAGAAAGTGTTCGTTTCATGGCAAGGGAAATATGCATTTTGCGGAGACTTGACCATCCAAATGTCATGAAGCTTGAAGCTCTGGTTACATCCAGGATATCTGGAAACCTATACCTTGTATTTGAGTACATGGATCATGACCTTTCTGGGCTCGCAACAGCACCAGGGGTCAAATTTACTGAAGCACAG ATAAAGTGCTACATGCAGCAACTGCTTCATGGACTTGAACACTGCCACAGTCGGGGGGTCCTTCATCGTGACATTAAGGGTTCGAATCTATTAGTTGACGATAATGGGGTgctaaaaattggagacttTGGTCTGGCTACATTTTTTCAACCCAACCAAAAGGAGCCATTAACTAGTCGTGTTGTAACTCTTTGGTACAGAGCCCCTGAACTTCTGCTTGGTGCAACCGACTATGGCATAGCAATAGATATGTGGAGCATTGGCTGCATCCTTGCTGAGCTCTATGCTGGAAAACCAATTATGCCTGGGAGAACAGAG GTTGAGCAAATGCATAAAATCTTCAAGCTATGCGGTTCACCTTCTGAGGAATATTGGAGAAAGTCAAAGTTGCCTCATGCTACTAGCTTTAAGCCCCAGCATCCATACAGGCGCTGTGTGGCTGATACATTCAAGGACTTTCCTCCACCAGCTTTGGCTCTTGTAGAAACACTCCTGTCTATCGAACCAGAGAAGCGGGGTACTGCTAAATATGCACTGAATAGTGAG TTCTTCACGAAGAAGCCTCTCCCTTGTGATCCATCTAGTTTACCAAAATATCCTCCAAGCAAGGAATTTGATGCTAAACTTCGAGATGAGGAAGAAAGAAG GCGAAAAGCTGAGAGCATAAAAGGACATGGAGATGTATCTGCAAGGAAGGTTTCAAGAGAACCGACTGCCGTAAACACACGAGATTTTAGTACTCAGGGACAG GGACATTCAAATAAGTGCATTAGTGTAAGATTAAATACAATGGAGGATAGTGGAGCTGGCTTTCCAATTGAACCACCTAGGGGAAGTAAAAACGGATTCTCTCACTCAACTTCAATgattcatccaaatgcaattgGTGCCTTCAAGAGTACAAAACAGGGGAATGAAGGTGGTACAATCTCAGGTAGTACATTTAGCCATTCACAGCATGACAGATCGATAAAAAAACAGGGTTCTCAGAAGTCTCAAGTTGTATCGGGCTTAACAAGCAATGATATACTGTTGAGACAGGCAACACTG AATTCTGGATCACAAAGAACCAGGATCCACTGCTCTGGGCCATTGGTGCCTCCGGGAGGAAACATGGAGGACATGCTGAAAGAGCATGAGAGACAAATCCGAGAGGCAGTTAGGAAAGCACGGCTTGAGAAGGAAAGGACCAAGAAGAACTTATATGCTCACGAGCAGTCGTTTCACCAAGGAAATTTTGGATATAGATAG